A section of the Pochonia chlamydosporia 170 chromosome 2, whole genome shotgun sequence genome encodes:
- a CDS encoding MFS transporter (similar to Cordyceps militaris CM01 XP_006669360.1), whose translation MSSAPAADDQQQTTKSKLTINRQKPNSCNAHHLPPTNTSPKIRAHGSPISTSIVAVPHVPWPKHRSKQSSEMAHTGRRSPFNPGEASPSFAQTGAEFTLDDSDDEAIEDFDLRDEVGGEEAYEMVEREPDRGRGDRRMSASTAASFQLYTPDEDLAVRRKFDRKLVLFVALLFMLSFLDRSNIGNARIAGMDEDLQTTPPRDDWYEWALTAFYISYIAFEWMSLLFKLVPAHIVVSVTVFTWGLTASLQAIATSYPVLIALRVLLGIGEAGFTGIPFYLSFFFKREELAFRTAIFISAAPLATSFASTLAYIIVKFASLSPIAPWRLLFLIEGLPSVLASVAAFTVIPDSPSTASYLTPREKKVARLRLRHEQPTSGLQSRDLLLLLADPVAWLTSAMFFLTNMAYSSLPVFLPKIMTEMGHDALTSQALSAPPYLLAFIVVLFTAHMSDRLRARTIPIVFHALASAGGYAALALAEKINLPMFLRYMAVYPAAIGFFNVVTLIITWSINNQASQTRQGGGFAILQFIGQCGPLVGTRLYPDRDAPYYTSGMTACASAMLMVAVLAVILRWYLVRRNRKWDELESERVQDGSTMEEEVLVGSGRRKVEPARSFRYML comes from the exons ATGAGctcagctccagctgccgaCGATCAACAACAAACGACCAAATCCAAGCTCACCATCAACCGCCAAAAGCCAAATTCATGTAACGCTCACCACCTTCCCCCAACGAACACGAGCCCGAAAATCCGTGCGCATGGCTCCCCCATCTCGACCTCCATTGTAGCCGTGCCGCACGTTCCTTGGCCGAAACATCGCAGCAAACAAAGCAGCGAAATGGCCCACACCGGTCGCCGCAGCCCCTTCAATCCGGGCGAGGCATCCCCGTCATTTGCCCAGACCGGCGCGGAATTCACCCTCGAcgacagcgacgacgaggccATTGAGGATTTTGACCTGCGGGATGAGgtcggcggcgaggaggccTACGAGATGGTTGAGCGGGAGCCGGACAGGGGGCGGGGGGACAGACGGATGAGTGCGAGTACGGCGGCTAGTTTCCAGCTGTACACGCCGGATGAGGATCTGGCTGTGCGGAGGAAATTCGACAGGAAGCTGGTTTTGTTTGTGGCGTTGCTTTTCATGCTGAGTTTCCTAGATCGGTCGA ATATTGGTAATGCGAGGATTGCGGGCATGGATGAGGACTTGCAAACTACACCTCCGCGGGACGACTGGTACGAATGGGCCCTGACGGCATTTTATATCTCTTACATTGCGTTTGAGTGGATGTCGCTGCTGTTCAAGCTTGTGCCGGCGCATATTGTCGTTTCTGTGACCGTCTTCACATGGGGTCTCACAGCGTCGCTACAAGCCATAGCTACGTCGTACCCTGTGCTCATCGCGCTACGAGTCCTCCTCGGCATAGGAGAGGCAGGCTTCACAGGCATACCATTCTAtctaagcttcttcttcaaacGAGAAGAGCTGGCCTTCCGAaccgccatcttcatctcag CTGCCCCTCTCGCGACAAGCTTCGCCTCAACACTAGCCTACATCATCGTCAAGTTCGCATCCCTCTCGCCAATCGCCCCCTGGCGCCTGCTCTTCCTCATCGAAGGTCTGCCCTCGGTGCTCGCCTCCGTCGCCGCCTTCACCGTCATCCCGGACTCCCCCTCCACAGCAAGCTACCTCACCCCCCGTGAAAAGAAAGTCGCCCGCCTCCGTCTCCGCCACGAGCAGCCAACATCCGGCCTCCAGTCCCGCGAcctgctcctcctgctcGCCGACCCGGTCGCCTGGCTCACTTCAGCAATGTTCTTCCTCACAAACATGGCCTACTCGTCTCTCCCCGTCTTCCTCCCCAAGATCATGACGGAAATGGGCCACGACGCACTCACTTCCCAGGCTCTCTCTGCGCCGCCCTACCTCCTCGCATTTATAGTCGTCCTGTTCACCGCCCACATGTCCGATCGTCTGCGCGCTCGCACCATCCCCATCGTTTTTCATGCGCTAGCTTCGGCGGGCGGGTACGCTGCCCTCGCGTTAGCAGAGAAGATAAACCTGCCCATGTTTCTGAGGTACATGGCCGTGTACCCCGCCGCAATAggcttcttcaacgtcgTCACCCTCATTATAACATGGAGTATAAACAACCAGGCCAGTCAGACGCGGCAAGGCGGTGGGTTTGCCATCTTGCAGTTTATCGGACAGTGTGGTCCGCTCGTCGGCACGCGGTTATACCCTGATAGGGATGCACCGTATTATACGAGCGGGATGACGGCGTGTGCTTCTGCCATGCTGATGGTTGCGGTGTTGGCTGTTATTCTGAGGTGGTACTTGGTACGGAGGAATCGGAAGTGGGATGAGCTGGAGAGTGAGCGGGTGCAGGATGGGTCTAcgatggaggaagaagtgcTTGTTGGCTCTGGGAGGCGGAAAGTAGAGCCGGCGAGGTCCTTTCGGTACATGTTGTGA
- a CDS encoding C2H2 transcription factor (similar to Myceliophthora thermophila ATCC 42464 XP_003660612.1), which translates to MASIDEMDEFVNWDKAGACVGTEAFTQDATLAGIDNDLDSENIGLVLANVNEDDFSFHALQHFSQNTNPLGATVGLSDLPMDGTPPLAFAEHVANPCAHCALGGFSCKKIKEGRYKGYCTSCVALRVECSFGGGMSDAIDIDPASSVFPANPWPIMGDHPNPITNQELFADIAQPSSLPSSALDFLNRSATPADDSGNSAAARGGPPPKIGARFSRESVRILKNWLSTHNRHPYPSDEEKEALQRQTGLNKTQITNWLANARRRGKVQPPRSTSPHVGNWAGSIDIPQRRGTPALEAMNPLQRWEHSPPEHEPASVTAIARAVTASSSSALSSGLNSPYSFNYTDDGSSRSLCNQSSTSSLGTSHSSNGSRNSAYSHGSRNSWGSFGSAPFSSRSRRRRRRRATPKTTKDAGGNSLAAPLKTFQCTFCTETFRTKHDWQRHEKSLHLSLERWVCAPDGPRAVNPDTGVLSCVFCGLENPDDAHVEGHNHSACQERTLEERTFYRKDHLNQHLRLVHNVKFMDWAMKQWKVATPEIRSRCGFCGIVMDTWTIRVDHLAEHFKTGYSMADWKGDWGFDVPVLDMVENSIPPYLIHHERVSPLPYVASHSPPESPRNAYDLIKLELAYFGANHWEQHQGAPNDDDMRLEGCRIIFASELLSLQGIATQNSWLRDLIMSNDGIAQKARFGPLRGAAESRLATLKINGKDNLFEECPMERQLHSFVTAKRLLGLTAMDDELQEEACKIVGRVEEVCTHPSETIANWLLRLITSSTEWLVPFRRRANLPRTEDVQHETVRSKDPTSIDSTIHSYSRLESELAEFLRQQRSLGHEPTDEDLQRQARIIIYEFDDGWNQTAADNLQWLESFKARHPEGGSPANAATITTTTAESVQAVTTTASTGPTSYHKSPKSTEQSPKILGQNDFQHLLSLDGHRNMPFFLNDANCYRRLAKELRRWVKSTMSLNNPNRHTPTDDELQYQARWILYDDDDPWNQTAADNAEWLQRFKRDVGIAKEPGPGLPAGYSWSLSQGGSGFAPPYAYPKGSLGPFLEDIEVNMRDGAKPFKAGHDAANHFLETLLSENSRPANVFCSRELESGLVEFVQKKVTDTGRLPTDSAMQTRARDILNTTETAADDPVLLEKFKTWMMSKMPRALPADGDKTDQQPSLLPSNMDVNITDAELGDILNDMDFDFDINMLQTDIQEQDEELGGVSLLREPSVYE; encoded by the exons ATGGCTTCCAttgacgagatggacgagTTCGTCAACTGGGACAAGGCAGGCGCCTGTGTAGGCACGGAAGCCTTCACTCAAGACGCAACCCTTGCTGGAATAGACAACGACCTGGATTCTGAGAACATTGGCCTCGTCCTTGCCAATGTGAACGAGGACGACTTCAGCTTCCACGCTTTGCAGCATTTCTCACAAAACACTAATCCCCTGGGAGCCACAGTTGGCCTTTCTGATCTTCCCATGGACGGCACTCCTCCACTAGCCTTCGCAGAGCATGTTGCAAACCCGTGTGCCCACTGTGCCCTGGGCGGCTTCTCCTGCAAGAAAATAAAGGAAGGTCGGTACAAGGGCTACTGTACAAGTTGCGTTGCTCTTCGTGTTGAGTGTAGTTTTGGAGGGGGAATGTctgatgccattgacattgacccGGCGTCGAGCGTCTTCCCAGCCAACCCATGGCCCATTATGGGCGATCACCCCAATCCCATTACCAACCAGGAGTTGTTTGCAGATATTGCACAACCGAGCTCGCTTCCCTCCTCAGCCTTGGATTTCCTCAATAGGTCTGCTACACCTGCAGACGACAGTGGCAACTCAGCGGCCGCTCGGGGTGGCCCTCCGCCTAAAATTGGAGCTCGATTCTCCCGGGAATCGGTAAGAATCCTCAAGAATTGGCTGTCGACTCACAACAGACACCCATACCCCAGCGACGAGGAGAAAGAAGCTTTGCAACGCCAAACGGGACTGAATAAGACCCAGATCACCAACTGGTTGGCAAATGCACGCCGAAGAGGCAAGGTGCAGCCCCCTCGCTCAACATCGCCACATGTAGGCAACTGGGCTGGATCTATCGACATTCCCCAGAGACGGGGCACACCCGCACTGGAAGCCATGAACCCTCTACAGCGTTGGGAGCATTCGCCTCCTGAACATGAACCAGCATCCGTGACTGCCATTGCCAGGGCTGTCACggcgtcatcttcgtcagcGCTGTCTTCTGGCCTCAACAGTCCGTATAGTTTCAACTACACCGATGACGGTTCCAGCAGGTCGCTTTGCAATCAGTCATCGACGAGCAGTTTGGGCACATCCCACTCCAGTAACGGGTCTCGGAACTCTGCGTATTCTCACGGCTCTCGCAACTCTTGGGGCTCATTTGGTTCTGCTCCATTCAGTTCCCGCTCACGCCGCAGGAGGCGAAGAAGGGCAACGCCAAAAACAACCAAAGATGCCGGTGGAAACAGCCTGGCAGCTCCTCTCAAGACCTTCCAGTGTACCTTCTGCACCGAAACTTTCAGAACAAAGCATGACTGGCAACGGCACGAGAAGTCGCTGCACTTGTCCCTGGAGCGCTGGGTCTGCGCCCCGGATGGTCCTCGTGCTGTAAACCCAGACACCGGCGTTCTTTCGTGCGTCTTTTGTGGGCTCGAAAACCCGGATGATGCACATGTCGAGGGCCACAATCACTCTGCATGCCAAGAGCGAACACTTGAAGAGCGTACCTTTTACAGGAAAGACCACCTTAACCAGCACTTGCGGTTGGTGCACAATGTCAAGTTTATGGACTGGGCCATGAAGCAGTGGAAGGTGGCGACACCCGAGATTCGATCTCGGTGCGGTTTCTGCGGCATCGTGATGGATACGTGGACCATTCGAGTTGACCACTTGGCGGAGCACTTCAAGACTGGGTACTCCATGGCTGATTGGAAGGGTGACTGGGGTTTTGATGTGCCTGTTCTCGACATGGTCGAAAACTCTATCCCCCCGT ATCTGATTCATCATGAACGCGTATCTCCACTACCGTACGTAGCTTCTCACTCCCCGCCTGAGTCGCCGCGCAATGCCTACGACCTTATCAAGCTGGAACTGGCCTATTTCGGCGCCAATCACTGGGAGCAACATCAAGGAGCACCgaacgacgacgacatgcGGTTGGAAGGATGCCGTATCATTTTCGCATCAGAGTTGTTGTCTTTGCAAGGCATTGCAACCCAAAACTCGTGGCTTCGTGATCTTATCATGTCCAACGACGGCATCGCTCAGAAGGCAAGGTTTGGTCCCTTACGTGGTGCCGCTGAAAGCAGGCTGGCAACGTTGAAGATTAACGGCAAGGACAATTTATTCGAAGAATGTCCCATGGAGCGGCAGTTACACTCGTTTGTCACTGCAAAGAGGCTCCTGGGGCTAACGGCAATGGATGATGAGCTGCAGGAAGAAGCATGTAAGATTGTCggcagagttgaagaagtttgCACCCACCCATCCGAGACGATTGCCAACTGGCTCCTCCGACTAATTACATCTTCGACCGAGTGGCTGGTGCCTTTCCGACGTCGGGCCAATCTGCCACGAACCGAAGATGTCCAACACGAAACTGTGCGGTCCAAGGATCCAACCTCGATTGACTCAACCATTCACAGCTATTCTCGTTTGGAATCTGAATTGGCGGAATTCCTCAGGCAGCAGCGGTCACTCGGCCACGAGCCAACCGACGAGGACTTACAACGACAAGCTCGTATCATTATCTACGAGTTCGACGACGGATGGAACCAAACTGCAGCGGACAATTTGCAGTGGCTCGAGTCATTCAAGGCTCGCCATCCCGAAGGCGGTTCTCCCGCAAATGcggccaccatcaccaccacaactgCTGAATCTGTTCAAGCCGTGACCACCACAGCTAGCACAGGACCGACATCATACCACAAGTCCCCCAAGTCCACGGAGCAGTCCCCAAAAATATTGGGGCAGAATGATTTCCAGCATTTGCTATCTCTTGATGGGCATAGAAACATGCCATTCTTTCTCAATGATGCCAATTGCTATCGGCGACTGGCAAAGGAATTGAGGCGCTGGGTTAAATCAACAATGTCACTGAACAACCCGAATAGGCATACCCCCACTGATGACGAGTTGCAATATCAAGCACGATGGATCCTCTATGACGA TGATGATCCTTGGAATCAGACTGCTGCAGATAACGCTGAATGGCTGCAGCGATTCAAGCGTGACGttggcattgccaaggagcCCGGACCAGGTTTACCAGCAGGATACTCGTGGTCCCTATCTCAAGGTGGCTCAGGCTTTGCCCCTCCATATGCCTACCCCAAGGGCAGCCTGGGACCGTTCCTTGAGGACATCGAGGTTAATATGCGAGATGGAGCCAAGCCATTCAAGGCTGGGCACGATGCTGCAAACCACTTCCTGGAGACATTACTTTCCGAGAATAGTCGTCCTGCGAATGTGTTTTGCTCTCGGGAACTGGAATCGGGACTCGTAGAGTTTGTACAAAAGAAGGTGACAGATACGGGCCGTCTTCCTACAGATTCGGCGATGCAGACTCGAGCAAGGGACATTCTCAACACAACTGAGACAGCTGCAGATGATCCCGTTCTGCTCGAAAAATTCAAGACTTGGATGATGAGCAAGATGCCCCGTGCTCTTCCTGCTGATGGCGACAAGACCGACCAACAGCCATCCTTGTTACCGTCAAACATGGATGTGAATATTACTGACGCGGAGTTGGGTGATATATTGAACGACAtggactttgactttgataTCAACATGTTGCAGACAGATATACAAGAGCAAGACGAAGAGTTGGGAGGCGTGAGCCTCTTAAGAGAACCATCTGTATATGAATAA
- a CDS encoding Zn-finger gata type domain-containing protein (similar to Trichoderma reesei QM6a XP_006965903.1), translating to MRTALPSRPMSSKHRDSPSNRQPSDQDRRARQRQDGSTSPSLRASPSDDGTKSSRGPSPNLPAGELNAKVKASAGSTAGHGGQICSNCGTTRTPLWRRSPQGATICNACGLYQKARNTARPTSLKKPPNVVASGSSRSTPPKTTASGSKSASNLNTANYVSAEQMPTGTCPGGGRCNGTGGAEGCNGCPAFNNRVSKTAQLNMMQRQKGGCGNRPETSKVEPVPIDVNALQTQNQDSSMVIACQNCGTTITPLWRRDESGHTICNACGLYYKLHGVHRPVTMKKPTIKRRKRVIPATQDEEMEDAADSPEDRKMEITPERGTENVDGSINLGIRRRPEQYPLTIEPQPGSLRNSGQVSPLPSASDLAAYHQRNGYSQSVSSHANEDNRLPPMSSMAAVSERQSSMSPASFLSPRRKRSFSATDTEAGSNADVGGQESAKRISSIKSILNPTGHDPVNRPGSADMDDYTLPPLRSAGGLLGPLVKDVSPGARTSNDGQGHAEKTESERLKAERRLALQREADRMREELAAKERELMEL from the exons ATGCGGACAGCACTGCCTTCGAGGCCCATGTCCTCCAAGCATCGCGACTCGCCTTCAAATCGACAGCCATCTGATCAAGACCGCCGTGCGCGACAGCGACAAGATGGCAGTACCTCCCCGAGTTTGAGAGCCAGCCCTTCTGACGATGGCACCAAGTCGTCACGAGGACCCAGTCCTAACCTGCCTGCTGGAGAACTAAATGCAAAGGTCAAGGCATCTGCGGGAAGCACTGCCGGTCACGGTGGACAGATCTGCAG CAACTGTGGAACAACCCGAACACCGTTGTGGAGGAGATCACCTCAAGGAGCGACCATATGCAATGCATGCGGCCTCTATCAGAAAGCAAGGAATACAGCCAGACCAACAAGCCTTAAGAAACCCCCGAATGTCGTCGCTTCTGGATCTTCTCGCTCTACGCCCCCGAAGACAACGGCATCTGGATCCAAATCTGCATCCAACTTGAACACGGCAAACTATGTTTCCGCGGAACAAATGCCTACCGGTACTTGTCCGGGTGGTGGACGATGCAATGGAACTGGAGGGGCCGAGGGATGTAATGGATGCCCAGCCTTCAACAACCGCGTGTCCAAAACAGCCCAGCTCAACATGATGCAGAGACAAAAGGGAGGATGTGGAAATCGCCCAGAAACCTCGAAGGTTGAACCTGTTCCCATCGACGTCAACGCTCTCCAAACGCAAAATCAAGATTCATCCATGGTCATTGCCTGCCAAAATTGCGGAACTACTATTACGCCTCTATGGAGAAGAGACGAGAGCGGTCACACTATTTGCAATGCTTGTG GTCTCTACTACAAGCTGCATGGCGTACACAGGCCAGTAACGATGAAAAAACCAACAATTAAACGGAGAAAACGAGTTATACCCGCTACgcaagatgaagaaatggaagaTGCGGCGGATTCGCCCGAGGACCGAAAGATGGAAATAACTCCCGAGCGAGGAACTGAGAATGTCGATGGATCAATCAACCTTGGAATTCGACGCCGACCAGAACAATATCCCTTGACAATCGAACCCCAACCTGGGTCCTTGAGAAACAGCGGCCAGGTTTCCCCGCTGCCATCAGCGTCGGATCTCGCCGCCTACCACCAGCGAAACGGATACTCGCAAAGCGTATCTAGTCATGCTAATGAGGATAACCGATTGCCCCCAATGTCGTCTATGGCTGCGGTTTCTGAACGCCAATCTTCAATGTCTCCtgcttccttcctttctccCCGAAGGAAGCGTTCATTTTCGGCGACGGACACCGAGGCGGGCAGCAACGCAGACGTTGGAGGGCAGGAGAGTGCCAAACGGATTTCGTCCATCAAATCTATTCTAAATCCAACAGGCCATGATCCTGTGAATCGACCTGGAAGTGCCGATATGGACGATTATACACTACCGCCGCTACGATCTGCTGGGGGGCTGTTGGGCCCACTCGTCAAGGATGTTTCGCCAGGGGCGAGGACATCGAATGATGGACAGGGACATGCAGAAAAGACTGAGAGCGAGCGCCTCAAGGCCGAGCGAAGATTGGCACTACAGAGGGAAGCGGATCGCATGAGGGAAGAGCTCGCCGCCAAGGAGCGGGAGCTAATGGAATTGTGA
- a CDS encoding Set1 complex component ash2 (similar to Verticillium alfalfae VaMs.102 XP_003007437.1) — protein MAAETGAATGIETPKREPTPTTSASASASLGSIPQKRAFDDDHTPVVPSPLNPEANAPELPPHDDASQAKSSKSARVKKDTLKKREAKGGGRDSSPAAPDHRSVKDQNNVDSPLRYKLAPPKPSDFELPRGPVMTLHHEVDGAGGQVEFFETSDHVFNKKNFRYTHCIADPLFPSTLYYRQTEPEPFGPHMSFEDAATSVFFDKTGRGVTTDKGFRMARANVAVREGRWYWECKVTKGVRESSEPGAKPESGMHVRMGWARREASLDAPVGFDAYSYGIRDVAGEKVYMSRPKEFFPAGEGIREGDVIGLEIQLPSENLQRKIMTNTYNPAIDTSDDEPSANAEAANIVRDRVPIRFKAHTYFEKIEYHTTKELEDLMNPSPMGSSSSSEAPNPLHTSPALRTLPNSCIKIYKNGQLMGTAFEHLLGFLPPASKPQPQVGAREGLDDGMLGYYPAVSIFRGGAAEVNFGPDFWYPPPEYESTTGSGAESAESRRQKLRAVSERYREQIAEDVVYDIIDEVDFWMQDGGGATDKMGVQQKSEAVASAPGREEIKELVQDD, from the exons ATGGCCGCTGAAACCGGAGCCGCGACGGGCATCGAGACTCCCAAACGTGAACCAACTCCCACCACGTCAGCGTCAGCGTCAGCGTCACTTGGCTCGATCCCACAGAAGCGCGCATTCGACGATGACCACACCCCGGTTGTGCCATCACCTCTCAACCCGGAAGCTAATGCGCCCGAATTGCCTCCCCACGACGACGCGTCGCAGGCCAAGAGTTCCAAATCTGCGCGAGTTAAAAAGGACACTTTGAAGAAGCGAGAGGCGAAAGGAGGCGGTCGCGATAGCTCCCCCGCAGCGCCAGATCACAGATCTGTCAAAGATCAGAACAATGTTGATTCTCCTTTACGATACAAGCTGGCCCCGCCCAAGCCATCCGATTTTGAGCTCCCGCGCGGACCGGTCATGACATTGCATCACGAGGTGGATGGCGCAGGAGGACAAGTAGAATTCTTTGAGACTTCTGACCA CGTTTTCAACAAGAAAAACTTCCGCTATACCCATTGCATTGCAGACCCTCTCTTCCCGTCAACACTGTATTACCGACAGACTGAACCCGAGCCATTCGGACCGCACATGAGCTTCGAAGATGCAGCGACGAGCGTATTCTTTGACAAAACAGGAAGAGGAGTCACGACGGACAAGGGTTTTCGAATGGCCCGCGCAAATGTTGCCGTTAGAGAAGGACGTTGGTACTGGGAATGCAAAGTTACAAAAGGAGTGCGAGAGTCGAGTGAACCTGGGGCGAAACCAGAGAGCGGCATGCATGTTCGCATGGGCTGGGCAAGGCGTGAGGCATCACTAGACGCACCAGTCGGATTCGACGCATACAGCTACGGCATTCGCGATGTAGCGGGCGAAAAAGTCTACATGTCACGACCTAAGGAATTCTTCCCAGCCGGCGAGGGTATCCGCGAAGGTGATGTCATTGGTCTGGAGATCCAGCTACCATCAGAGAATCTGCAACGAAAAATCATGACCAACACGTACAACCCAGCCATTGACACCTCAGACGACGAACCCTCGGCCAATGCAGAGGCAGCCAACATTGTCCGTGACAGAGTGCCTATCCGGTTCAAGGCGCACACATACTTTGAAAAGATCGAGTACCACACCACCAAGGAACTAGAAGACCTCATGAATCCCTCGCCAATGGGGTCCAGCTCGTCATCGGAAGCCCCGAACCCCCTACACACAAGCCCAGCCTTAAGAACGCTGCCCAACTCGTGCATCAAGATTTACAAAAACGGCCAGCTCATGGGAACCGCCTTTGAACAtctcctcggcttcctgCCCCCGGCATCGAAACCCCAGCCCCAAGTCGGCGCCAGAGAAGGCCTCGACGACGGTATGCTGGGCTACTATCCGGCCGTGAGCATCTTTCGCGGTGGAGCTGCAGAGGTCAATTTCGGCCCTGACTTTTGGTATCCTCCCCCTGAATACGAGTCTACTACTGGTTCCGGGGCTGAGAGTGCCGAGTCACGACGCCAGAAACTACGCGCAGTTAGTGAGCGGTACAGGGAGCAAATTGCAGAGGATGTCGTGTATGATATTATTGACGAGGTAGACTTTTGGATGCAAGACGGAGGGGGTGCCACGGATAAAATGGGCGTTCAGCAGAAGAGCGAGGCGGTGGCATCTGCACCGGGGAGAGAGGAAATCAAGGAGTTGGTGCAGGACGACTAA
- a CDS encoding ring-like domain-containing protein (similar to Beauveria bassiana ARSEF 2860 XP_008595041.1) encodes MLEYFTYKKVKKHKAEKSAKDEAKQEAEDARAADTSATDTKNEQEQAHHRKHHGDKHEAVIRPDDESFLEELLANDDIPPPPLPPRLYSRDLDWHSDNEDATPSTSQLPTDGKDKGKEKESQPKKQNRLSALFTRSKPKTDTLQPSAATTPAEQEKEKKDLSKVLDRLNLSVKNNKVISTDSSAALQSFTNVFKDLVNGVPTAYDDLMKIIDDKDGALAKGFDKLPNSLKKLVTQLPDKITSSLGPELLAAAAASQGIKADSKGGLKGTAKSVFMPTNLAQLVTKPGAIVGMLRAIVEVLKTRWPAFIGMNVIWGVALSLLLFVLWYCHKRGREVRLESQQTVDGGDRIEELEDDPALPAPEADESSVEGGARKSERETDVSAVEGGAKDERETVQAER; translated from the exons ATGTTGGAGTACTTCACCTACAAAAAAGtcaagaagcacaaggcCGAAAAGTCTGCCAAGGACGAAGCCAAGCAGGAAGCTGAGGATGCAAGAGCGGCAGACACCTCCGCCACGGACACCAAGAACGAGCAGGAGCAAGCGCATCACCGCAAACACCATGGCGACAAACACGAAGCGGTCATTCGCCCTGACGACGAGAGCTTCCTCGAGGAACTGCTCGCCAATGATGACAtaccgccgccgccactACCCCCGCGCCTCTACTCCCGCGACTTAGATTGGCATTCGGACAACGAAGACGCAACCCCATCTACCAGCCAACTTCCCACCGacggcaaagacaaaggcaaagaaaaggaaagccAACCGAAGAAGCAGAACCGCCTCTCCGCACTCTTCACCCGCTCCAAACCAAAGACAGACACCCTCCAACCTTCCGCGGCCACCACGCCCGccgaacaagaaaaagagaagaaggacctCTCCAAAGTCCTCGACCGGCTGAACCTCTCCGTGAAAAACAACAAAGTCATATCCACCGACTCCTCAGCCGCCCTCCAATCCTTCACAAACGTATTCAAAGATTTGGTGAACGGCGTGCCCACCGCCTACGACGACCTCATGAAGATCATagacgacaaggacggcGCCCTGGCCAAAGGCTTCGACAAGCTGCCCAACTCGctcaagaagctcgtcaCCCAGCTCCCCGACAAGATCACCTCCTCCCTGGGGCCGGAGTTGcttgccgccgcagcagccagccaggGCATCAAGGCGGATAGCAAGGGCGGGCTTAAAGGCACAGCGAAGAGCGTGTTCATGCCGACGAATCTGGCGCAGCTTGTTACCAAGCCGGGTGCGATTGTGGGCATGTTGAGGGCCATTGTGGAGGTTTTGAAGACGCGGTGGCCGGCGTTTATTGGGATGAATGTCATTTGGGGGGTGGCTTTATCCC TtttgctgtttgtgttgtggTATTGCCATAAGAGGGGGAGGGAGGTGCGTCTTGAGAGTCAGCAGACGGTTGATGGGGGTGATAGGATTgaggagttggaggatgATCCTGCTTTGCCGGCTCCGGAGGCGGATGAGTCGTCTGTGGAGGGAGGTGCTAGGAAGAGTGAGAGGGAGACGGATGTGTCTGCTGTAGAGGGAGGTGCTAAGGATGAGAGGGAGACGGTTCAAGCTGAGCGGTAG